Below is a genomic region from Deltaproteobacteria bacterium.
GAGTTCTTCGTCGCGTACATCCGAGATGAACATATGCCCGGCTGAGTGGGTGATCATCAATTCGGGTTTGGCTTCCATGGCTACAGCCTGGGGGGTGACTCCGCACGCCCAGAACACGGGCACATCCCCTTTTTCCATCCGGGGTTCATCTCCCCAGTCTACCTTCCTCAGGTCAGAGACGCCAATCTTTTTGGGATCCCCGATATGAACGGGAGCACCATGAGTGGCTGGAAACCGGGAAGTAACCTGGACAGCCCGGACGACCAGCTCTTGAGGAATCGGCCTCATGGAGACCACCATGGGCCCGGAAAAAATTCCGGCAGGTTCACAAAGAATATTGGTGATGTAAACGGAGACATTTTTGCCATCCTGGATATGCTTCAGCGGTATATTGGCATGGATCAGCGCGGATTCAAAAGTGTAGCTACAGCCGATGAGAAAGGCGACTAAGTCCTTGCGCCAGTATTTTTTTATATCCTCCAGTTCGGCGCCATATTTTCCTTTTTGATAAATGCGATAGCGGGGAATATCTGTGCGTATGTCCGCTCCTTTGGCCATCTTTCTGAGAATCGGGTCGCCCGGTTCGGCGACTTCCAAAACCGGGCAGGGTTTGGGGTTCCTCTGGCAGAAGAGCAGGAAGTCGAAGGCCAGCTTTTGGGGAAGAATGGCCAGGTTAGCCTGAGCATAACCGGGGGCCAGTCCTGCAGTGTGGTTGTTCCATTTACCTTCCCGGATGAGCTGGCGAATCTCTCTGGGATGCATATTTCTTAGTTTCTCTCGGTCCATCTTGCCTCCCTTTCTCCATTAGAAATATAGAATACTAATGTTTGCTTCCCCCGTTCGCTGACCATCGCCCACCGATCGGCTGTTAGTTCTTCTTTTTTCACCGTTCCCTGATCATTATTCATGGAGGCTATAAATCATAAAATCAAACGCCAGAATTGTCCCGTGGCCCCCAAAAATCCCGATCGGTTTCTTTTTGCATATCAGATATCGAAGAATATGTCAAATCCCCGCCATCCCTATTTATGATGATGGGAGAGACTATCGGAGATCCTTGGTCGAAGGCAGGCCGAATCCCGGATCGTAATGAAACAAGGAATCAGCCGGCCGTGCATGGTCCCCGACCGATGGCCTACTTTTTTTAAACAAATTTATCATATGGAAGAGAAACAGGCCAGAAAAAGAAAAAGTCCCACCACCACAAAGACCTGGGGCAGGAAAAGAAGAGTTTCCAGGATGGACATGGATTTGGAATCGTACTTATAGGATTCCCTAAAGAGAAGGAAACCTTCCCTGGTAATCACTATTAAAAAAACCATAGAGACCGCGTCGGTGAAAATTTCCAGCTTCCGCTGCGTAGGACTGGATAAACGGCTTAATAGGACTTTTACTGAAATATGCCCCCTCTGATTAAAGGTGAACCACACCCCTAAAAAGAAAAGGACAACGAGCAAATAAGCGGCGATTTCATCGGCAAATCCCGTGGGTCGGCCAAAAAATTTTCTGGCGATCATTTCATAACCCATGATCATACACATCAAGACCAAAGAAATGACTCCCCCATATGCTCCGTAAAAGGAGATTTTATCCAAGAGTTTTTCGATTTGTTTAAGCATTTTCAACTCCCAAAATAGATGGACTCGTAAAAAGTCAGAAAGGCCGTCACTCCTGCGAAAGCAGTCCGCCTAAGGCGGACAGAACTGCTTGAATTAACTGGATTCCCCCTTTCGCGGGAATGACGAAAATGGGTCAAAAAGGACTTTTTACGAGATCATCAAAATAAATATCCTTGGCAATGGCGAATCACATAAAGTTATGATATAAATATGTCAAAGTGGCGAAAGTCGGGTATCTGGAGGATTTATTTTTTTCTCGCATGAGCAACAAGATAGGGAAGAGGA
It encodes:
- a CDS encoding TRAP transporter small permease, whose protein sequence is MLKQIEKLLDKISFYGAYGGVISLVLMCMIMGYEMIARKFFGRPTGFADEIAAYLLVVLFFLGVWFTFNQRGHISVKVLLSRLSSPTQRKLEIFTDAVSMVFLIVITREGFLLFRESYKYDSKSMSILETLLFLPQVFVVVGLFLFLACFSSI
- a CDS encoding putative hydro-lyase, which gives rise to MDREKLRNMHPREIRQLIREGKWNNHTAGLAPGYAQANLAILPQKLAFDFLLFCQRNPKPCPVLEVAEPGDPILRKMAKGADIRTDIPRYRIYQKGKYGAELEDIKKYWRKDLVAFLIGCSYTFESALIHANIPLKHIQDGKNVSVYITNILCEPAGIFSGPMVVSMRPIPQELVVRAVQVTSRFPATHGAPVHIGDPKKIGVSDLRKVDWGDEPRMEKGDVPVFWACGVTPQAVAMEAKPELMITHSAGHMFISDVRDEELAAL